The nucleotide sequence CGCTCCGAAAGCTTGAAGCCGTCGACGTAGCTCAACTCGTCCGCTTTGGGATTGGGGAAGAAAATGTTCGTCGGCGTTTGTTCGAGCAGCGTATGGCCCATCGGCGAAGAGATGATGTCTTTTGCCGATTGCGTGCCGAAGCCGACGATTCCGTTGAGCTTGCGGATCGTTTTCAGCTTATCGTTCAAGAAGCCGGAGAACTTGTCGTCGGAGAGAATTTTCCAGCCTTCGTCGATGAAGAGCATCATCGGCGTGCCGTCCATCATGCTTTCAATGCGATGGAAAATGTAACCGAGCGCCGCCGTGCGAATATCGTCGTCGTCGAGCACCTTCGTCATGTCGAAACCGAAAATGCCGTTCGTCGCCGTCCAGGCGTCCACTCGATTGTTGAACAGCCAGCCGCGCGCCTTCGTCCACACTTCGAAGCGCGACCCCAAATCTTCCTGCCCCAGACGCTCGGAGCCTCGCAGCAGTTGCGTCACGTCGGCGAAACACCGCTCCCGCATCGGAACGCCGAAAATCTGCTCGACCGCGCCCTCAACGATCTTGATTTGCTGTGCGCCGAGATCGGAACCGCCCTGAGGCCGAACCATGAATTTTATCAGGTCTTCGAGAAACTTCCGGTCCTCCGCGCTTCCCGGGAGTTGCAGCGGATTGAAGCCCGTAGGCGTTCCCGGTGAGAGAACCTCGTAGCTTCCTCCCATCGCACGGATGAGTGGATCGGCGCCGCGGTCCTTGTCGAAGAACGCCACGCGCGGCCGCGGATGGACGCGCATCGCTTGACAGAGCAGGAAACCGAGTCCCACCGTCTTGCCGGAGCCCGTCGGCCCCGTGACAGTGAAGTTGCCGACTTGGCGACGATGAAAATTGAAAAAGTATGGGGTTTGGCTCGTCGTCTCCAAAATGGAGATCGCCGGTCCCCACCGATTGCCGTCTTTCTTGCCCACGGCGAAATTGTGCAGCGACGCGAAGGCCACGAAGTTTCGGGAGGAAATCAGCGAGCGCCGCGCGATGTAACTGAAATTCCCCGGAAGCTGCGCCCAAAAGCATGGCTCCGCATTCATGTCCTCGCGCACTACGATCGTCCCGAAATTTTGCAGCTCTTGCGTTACTTCTTGAACGCATTTTTCGAGATCGCGCAGACGGCGGCCGAGCGCGCACACGGTCAGATGATGATAGCCGAGCACCGTTTGGCCCGTGACCAGTTCGTTGCGCGCGATGTTTATGGCCGTCTCGACCGCGGTTCCCTTCTCGTCGGAGGCGGCGATCTGGCGCTCGACTTTCGCCACATGCGACATCACCGGCGCGCGGTCTTCGAGTGCGAAGGACTGCGAAACGATCATTTCGTGCGGAACGCGCAACAGTCCGTCCAACATCCCGGCGCCCGTATAGGCCGGATATTCGCGAATCGACAGCATGCCGCCAAAGCGCGCTTCGCTTTGCGTGCCGCCGCGGAATTCGAGCGCCTTTTTGCCGAAGGTAATCCGCTTCGTCGGCAGATATTCGTCGAGGCCCATGCGCGGGAGCGCCATCGACAGCGGCGTCCCGCCGTTGAGCAACAGCGCCAGAAACTCGCCGATTTCAGTACAGACGACGCCCTCGCGCATCGCGCAGCCCAGCACGCGCGCGCCATAGCTCGCCATTTCCTTGCAGTAATTGCCGACCGTGTCGCGCAACTCCCGCTTGGCCTCCGCCTGCAATTCAGCCGGATCGACACCCATTCCCTTACGAAAGAAATTTGTGGCTTTGTCGGCCATGCCGACCTTGCCTTGAAAGCCGCGGCGAATGATCGTGACGTAGAGATCGTTCACGAACATGCGCTTGTGAACCTGTGTCTCCATGTAGCGGCGGTTCAACTCGGCGCAGAAGAAATTGTCGAAGTCGCCGCCGATTTCCGGCGTCACTTCACGGCGAACGATATGCGACCACACCGCAAAGCGGCTGTCGTTCATCGAACGAACGATCGTGTTGCGACTGGACAGCCGCATGTCGATTTCCACCTGATCGGCGGTTTGAAAGCAAAAGCCCCCGACCTTGACGACCATCATGAAGTGGCCTTCCTTGGTCTTGAGCATGTCCTCTTCGACGTGACGCATGTAGGGAACGTGCTGTGCGACGGATGCTTCCCGCGCATCCGTACGCCCAAACGTCATAGAGTTCAGAATGTGCTTCGCCAGCCTGGCCATTCTTTCCTCCAATTCACGGTTTGTAAGAGTCGCCGCCCCAAAAGCGATGGTTGCGCGTGACGGGGCATTTGCCGAAGCGAACCAGGATAATGTCCACGAAGCGATTGTCCCTTACGGTCAAGGCGTATGCGATGCCGTGGATCGGGATCACCAGCAGGAACATCAGCAGGTTTTTCGTGTTGATGAAGATCAGCACGACGATGCAAAACTCCATCACGAAGAGCGTGTATGGAATCCCCACCATCATGGGCGGCCGAGTTAGGCCACCCACGAGAGGATCGAGGCGAGGTTGCGCCTGTGCACGCATTCAGCCGCCACCCATTCCGGAGGTGAGTGACTGGACGATCTGCGCGGCGCCGAAAATCAGGGCGACACCGATCACGACGGAAAAGCACCAGGACCAAGGAATGCGCGAGGTCAAAGCCAGGAATCCGACCGCCGCCACCGCGACGGTCGCCGCGGTCGTCGCGAACGTGCCCGTCATGAAGGTGAGCACGCTGGTCAGAGCCGTGTTCAGTGGCTGAAACGTAGAGCCAGTCGCCCAGGCTGCGTCCGAACTCGTCAATACCGCGAGCATCGCCAGCGCAGCGATCACCCAAGCGACCTTCGACAGACTCATGCGTTTCATCGACCGTCTCCTTCCTCGTCGGAACTCACGTAAAGAACCGAACCGCCTATCCATTGCTGGCCCTTGTACGGCTCGGGCTTTGAAGTGGGAGCGCGCGAGACTTCCTGCAGCGGGGAACCATCCGTTGCGCGTCTCGCCGCGCTTTTCCCGCGGCGAACCGTCAACTCGCCGAGCCCGTAATATTTGTTGGTGACGGAGGCGACGTAGCGCACTGTTTCCGCGTTCGGCGGTACGCCGTTCGACCTGTAGACGCGCTCGCTACCCGCGTTGTAAGCCGCCGCGACCAGCATCAGATTGCCCTGAAACTGCGCCATCAGATCTTTGAGGAAGGCCACGCCGCCAGTTACGTTCTCCACCGGGTTGCATATGTCCTTGACGCCGTACTGAGCTGCGGTGGCCGGCATCAGCTGCATTGGACCACGGGCGCCCTTCGGCGAGTTGACCTGCTCGCCATCCGTCGATTCTTGATTGAGGATTGCGAGCGCCGCCTTTTCGTCGACGCCCTGCTTTCGCGCTTCCTGCCTGACGAGATCGCGCAAACTGGCCGCGTCCATCCACGCCGAACATTCCGGCTGGGCCGCGGGAGTTTTCTCGGGCGCTTGGCGCCTGACCACCACCGTTCGTCCGCGCTCCCTGAGGACGCCCGGCTCGGCTTCTTCTCCGTGAGCGCTGGCTGTCCAAGAGGCCGCCAAGGCAAAAACCAGTGCGTAGCGCATGGGTGGAAATCCTTTGTCGATCCCTCCCTAACCAAATTATATTGCAATGGCAATAGCGATGTAATATATGAAAATGAATGGCCTATGCAGGGAATGCGGTCTCTCCCGGGAGGCAACTTATTACCTCGGCTCGGCTTTGGAGGAGAAAATGCGATCTTGCTCGCACCGCGAGTTCGAAATCATCGAGGCGGAAAATTTTGCGCGCGCGAGCGGCTCATCGGGGCTCTATCCGGCGGTCCTGTCGGTCTGGGGCATCGTGGCCTTCGTCGTCATCGTGGATTGGCTCGACACCTCGGCCGTCCAGATCTTCGGCTACGTCCTTTATCCGCTGGAATACGTCATCAACAGCGTGCTGTTCCCGCATGCCGTGACCCAGCTTCACGGCAACGCAACCGCGCTTCTGATTCTCATCCCGACGCTCGGGATGTTCTTTGTTGGCGTGGCCGCCATTCGTCACGTCGCCGAGGGCGGCCGCAGAGCGCTCCAATTCCTTCGCCGGACTCGCTGATGCGCTCTTCGATCTTCGCTCTTGGAGCCGCTCTCGCCGTCGGGGCCATTCCGTCAGCCCAGCCCTTCGCGCAGCTCGCGACGATGCCCCCAACGCCGTCGCAAAATCCGCAGTTCACATCGGACCCAGAGGCGTGGCGCCCGGTGGCGCATTACGACCTCGCCTTGCCAACCGGCGAAGCAGAAGCCTACGCCTCGATTTGGCAAGACCGCCTCGACGAGAGCAACGGCAAGCCGCCCCCTGCACTGCTCCCAGGCCAGAAGCCGAACCCCGCGATGAGCTACGTCGTTGGCAATCGCGGCGCATCCGAGTGGAACTTCTCGATCTATTTCCAAAGCAAGCTCGTCGTGCTCACCGTGCTTCACACTCCGCACGTCTGCACCGACGAATATCCGTCGCCGTCGCTCGCCGCTAAAATCAAAGTCTGCCCCATGCGGCTCGTCACCTTCGAGGGCGATCACTACTCGATCATCGACGGCGCGGCCTGCTTCCTTCTGAAAACCGGGGAAGGCCCGATCGAGGATTCGACGGCGACCACGACGCTCGTTTCCTACGATGTAAATGTGCGCGCGTTCAAAATTCGCTACACGGTATCACATACCGACATCGCACAGTGTGCTCAAACCGTTCTCTTGCATCCAGCCGATGTCGGAGTCGCGAAATAGGTCATCCATCCGAGCTCGAGGATCGAGGATTTCCCCCATGTCAGCTCTTCGCTTTTTTCCGTGACGAAAATTGCGGACGACTCAACGGCAGGCGACGGCTGGCCGCGTCAAGGGTTCGCTCCACTCGAGTGTTCCGCACAACCCCTGGCGCCGCCTTTCGCCCTCAGTCTTTGCCGCCTGTCTGAGCGCGCCAAAAAAGTTTGCGCGCGCGCGAACGAGAAAATTATGAGGCTATCAAAAACGCTCTTCATTCTTGTTTCTGCGCTCCTCGTCGTCCGCCCGGCTCTCGCGGAGCAGCAGCCGACAATCGAACATCGCTTGCTCGCGGAAACGATCTCACTGACGGCGAACCCCGCGACGAATCCTCAACTGCAAATTTGGCGCGACCAGATTCCGGGTCTGCTCAAATTTCAAAGGCGCCTCCAAACCCAGCCGGGCATGCACGACGTCCCTCTGGTTGCGGAGGTTTTCACCGTGACCGTTGAGATTCAGGGGCATACCTACATAGTTTCGGCAATCAACAACAACTGCTCGAACACCGGCCTGCCCAACTCGAGATTTTGCCCTGCTCGCCTGGTCGAACTTCGCAATAGCGGCACACGGCTCATCAGCGAACTCCCCAATTTTCTCGTTTCCTCCCTTCGCGGCGTCAAAGGCTACGACGCTGCCTCAAACGCGCAAAAGCAATATCAAACCATCGTTTCGCTCAATCCGGCGACTCGCACGCTCTCCTTCTTCGACGTCTATGACGGCGTGCGCTCCGACATGAACCTCACCGTGCCTCTAAATTGAAATCTCGATCGGAGACGACGATGCGCCTCGGAACGCTCGCAGCCGCCGTGGCGGCATATTTTCTTTCGACGAACTCGGCCTTTGCCTATCTCCAAGCCGGCTGCGCAAATCAGCAGTACTCTGCTGCACAAATATCCCAAGCAATTCAAAATTCCCCCTATGCAAGCCAAGCGCTCAAAAGCAGTTCGTGCACCTTTGGCGGCGCCGGCATCGCCGAATCAGGTGGAAACACATGCGAGAGCAACGGCAATAATTTCGGCGTCCTTCAGCTCACCAGTTCCAATCTTCCTGCTGGTACGAGCTCCAGCCAGTACCTAAACTCATCACTCCAAACTCAAGTCGACACCTGGGCCAAGCAGGTCGGCAATTCCAACACATCGGGCGCATATCAAACCCTGGCCAACAACGGTCAAGTCGGCGGGTATAATGTGACCCCCGGCACGCTAGCGGCCTGTTTCCAATTCGGTCCGCTCATCTGCAAAAACGATGTCGCAGCGCTGCAAGGCGGAGGCGCATGTCCAACCTCCGGAAATGGCGGCGTCATCGCCACCGGCGCCACGCTGCGCAATGGCACGGCGAATCTCGATGGCAATGGGCAAAGCATTTGTTCCTGGGGCAAAGCCATACAAAACAAAATCAATCAGGCTGCCTCCACCTGTCAAAACGGCGGGACGACGACCCCCACCAACAATGGCGGGACCAATTGTCCCGGCAGCGGCGCGAACCCCGGCGGCGTCATATCGCCCAGCCCCGGTAACGCGCCCGTCAACCTTCCCGCCAGCGTCGCTTGAACCCGAGGGCCGCACCAATGTCGTTGCCCCTCCCCCGTGACCTTGCGCGCGCCCTCGCTTTTTTCCTTGCGCCGCTACTACTCGCTCCGCTCGCCCTGGCGCAGCAATCTGGCGCAGCCTCGCCGCCCCCTCCCGCGCAGGGTGCCACGAAGCCCCTCCCCGTTTTCGAAATTCCGCAAAGCGGCGTCGAGTTTCAAACCGGCGACACCTGGGGACAAAACGGCCAGACCTTTCGCCTCTATGGCATTCAATCCTGTATTCGCGGAACCACTTTCACCAATCCCGCCGGCGCCAAACTCGATTGCGGCGAAGCGTCCATCGCCTATCTCGCCGCGCTCATTCGCGACACCAAACCCCGGTGCACCGCCGTCGCGCAAACCGCATCGCCGCCCCTGATCTACACCGTATGCGCCGCTCACGTCGGCGCGAACACGTTGGACCTCGGAACGGTCATGGTGACTCAGGGTTTCGCCTTCGCCGCCACCGACGCCAACGGCAAACCTGTGAACCTGCAATACGCCGTCGCCGAAGGCGAAGCTCAGAAGGCCAAACGCGGGCTTTGGATCGCGCGCGACCTGCCCCACCCCACCGCAATATTGAACAAGGCGTTGCGCGACGCCGAGCGCGCGCAATAGCGGCCGAGGGCCGATGCAGCAGCGCGCCGCCGACATCGCCAAAATCCTTGCCGGGAAGCCGGAAGGAGCAGGCTACCTCTGTCGCTGCCCCGTGCGCAGCCACGGCAAAGGACGCGGCGATCTTCGACCATCCCTTGGCGTGTCTGACGGCGATCGCGGCCTGATGGTTCATTGCTTCGCCGGCTGCGATCCCCGCGAGGTACTCGCCGCCTTGCGGAAGCTCGCGCCAGACGCTTCGCCTCTACGCGCTCCCGCCACTCCGGGCGGCGGCGTTCCGCCGCGCCGCGCAGTCAAAACCACGACCGACCTCGCCTTGCGGCTCTGGCGCGCGGCGATCGACGTCGCCGGCACACCCGCCGAAACCTATTTGCGCTCGCGCTCTCTGCCGGCGAGCCCGCCCAAAACCATCCGCTTCCTCAGATCCTACCGCTACGACGAAACCCGCCGCTTTCCCTGCCTCGTCGCCGCCGTTCAAGCGCCGTCGCGCGACATCGTCGCCGTCCAACTCACCTTCCTCCATCATTCCGGCCGTCGCAAAGCCGAGGTCGAACACCCGCGCCGCGCCATTGGCCCGCTCGGCGACGCTCTGCTGCGCCTTGCTCCCGTCGCCGAGCATCTCGGCCTCGCCGAAGGATTCGAAACCGCATGGGCCGCATCGCTTCTCGAAAACGGCGCTCCCGTATGGGCGACGCTCGGCGCCGATCGCTTTGGCGTCGTTACGCTCCCGCCGAGCGTTCGCCGCGTCACCATCTATGCCGATTATGACGCCCCGAGCCTTTCCAACGCGCTCGCCTTCTTCGCGCGTCATTCCGAACTCGACGTTTGGATAGCGCGGCCGCCCATCATCGGCGC is from Methylocystis heyeri and encodes:
- a CDS encoding lytic transglycosylase domain-containing protein — translated: MRYALVFALAASWTASAHGEEAEPGVLRERGRTVVVRRQAPEKTPAAQPECSAWMDAASLRDLVRQEARKQGVDEKAALAILNQESTDGEQVNSPKGARGPMQLMPATAAQYGVKDICNPVENVTGGVAFLKDLMAQFQGNLMLVAAAYNAGSERVYRSNGVPPNAETVRYVASVTNKYYGLGELTVRRGKSAARRATDGSPLQEVSRAPTSKPEPYKGQQWIGGSVLYVSSDEEGDGR
- a CDS encoding DUF7146 domain-containing protein encodes the protein MQQRAADIAKILAGKPEGAGYLCRCPVRSHGKGRGDLRPSLGVSDGDRGLMVHCFAGCDPREVLAALRKLAPDASPLRAPATPGGGVPPRRAVKTTTDLALRLWRAAIDVAGTPAETYLRSRSLPASPPKTIRFLRSYRYDETRRFPCLVAAVQAPSRDIVAVQLTFLHHSGRRKAEVEHPRRAIGPLGDALLRLAPVAEHLGLAEGFETAWAASLLENGAPVWATLGADRFGVVTLPPSVRRVTIYADYDAPSLSNALAFFARHSELDVWIARPPIIGADFAQILELQSAASKSAALLK
- a CDS encoding thermonuclease family protein — protein: MSLPLPRDLARALAFFLAPLLLAPLALAQQSGAASPPPPAQGATKPLPVFEIPQSGVEFQTGDTWGQNGQTFRLYGIQSCIRGTTFTNPAGAKLDCGEASIAYLAALIRDTKPRCTAVAQTASPPLIYTVCAAHVGANTLDLGTVMVTQGFAFAATDANGKPVNLQYAVAEGEAQKAKRGLWIARDLPHPTAILNKALRDAERAQ
- a CDS encoding VirB4 family type IV secretion system protein; translation: MARLAKHILNSMTFGRTDAREASVAQHVPYMRHVEEDMLKTKEGHFMMVVKVGGFCFQTADQVEIDMRLSSRNTIVRSMNDSRFAVWSHIVRREVTPEIGGDFDNFFCAELNRRYMETQVHKRMFVNDLYVTIIRRGFQGKVGMADKATNFFRKGMGVDPAELQAEAKRELRDTVGNYCKEMASYGARVLGCAMREGVVCTEIGEFLALLLNGGTPLSMALPRMGLDEYLPTKRITFGKKALEFRGGTQSEARFGGMLSIREYPAYTGAGMLDGLLRVPHEMIVSQSFALEDRAPVMSHVAKVERQIAASDEKGTAVETAINIARNELVTGQTVLGYHHLTVCALGRRLRDLEKCVQEVTQELQNFGTIVVREDMNAEPCFWAQLPGNFSYIARRSLISSRNFVAFASLHNFAVGKKDGNRWGPAISILETTSQTPYFFNFHRRQVGNFTVTGPTGSGKTVGLGFLLCQAMRVHPRPRVAFFDKDRGADPLIRAMGGSYEVLSPGTPTGFNPLQLPGSAEDRKFLEDLIKFMVRPQGGSDLGAQQIKIVEGAVEQIFGVPMRERCFADVTQLLRGSERLGQEDLGSRFEVWTKARGWLFNNRVDAWTATNGIFGFDMTKVLDDDDIRTAALGYIFHRIESMMDGTPMMLFIDEGWKILSDDKFSGFLNDKLKTIRKLNGIVGFGTQSAKDIISSPMGHTLLEQTPTNIFFPNPKADELSYVDGFKLSEREFEWVVNTHPDSRQFLIKHDQDSVIARLDLSSLLDMVKVLSGNVDSVQECEELRARVGDDPRVWVPLFCNWRQSSREAAHEA
- a CDS encoding type IV secretion system protein VirB3, with the translated sequence MGGLTRPPMMVGIPYTLFVMEFCIVVLIFINTKNLLMFLLVIPIHGIAYALTVRDNRFVDIILVRFGKCPVTRNHRFWGGDSYKP
- a CDS encoding TrbC/VirB2 family protein: MKRMSLSKVAWVIAALAMLAVLTSSDAAWATGSTFQPLNTALTSVLTFMTGTFATTAATVAVAAVGFLALTSRIPWSWCFSVVIGVALIFGAAQIVQSLTSGMGGG